ATACCAGCGATTCCAGGGTCCGCCGCGACCGCCGTTCACATTTCGGAAGAATCCGTCTCACTATTGCGCCAATTGTCGAGTAAATGTGGCGCAGGACACATTGTGGCAGCATAATTGAAGCACAACAAAAAATGGGAAAGCGGAAACCCACACGCGAGGCAACCCACTCACATCGGGTACGTCGAACACGCAGCAGCGGTAACGACGAACATACGGCGCGCTTGCTAGCCCGCTTTCCCAGTTGCAGGCGAATGGCGCTTCGACCACTTGGCGAAGTGCCATTCCCATGTTCAGCCATATCGGACTAGGACTGCGAAACCGTGCGCGCCCAACGGGCGCCTCCGGCCCGCAAGCTTCCCACGCAGCGAGCCAGGCGAGTACCACAGCGCGCGCCCAACGGGCGCCTCCGGCCCGCAAGCTTCCCACGCAGCGAGCCAGGCGAGTACCACAGCGCGCGCCCAACGGGCGCCTCCGGCCTTGCGGCGGCCGTTAGGCGGCGGGGGCGGCCTCGTCCTTGATCTTTTCTTTCCGCTTCGTCGAACTTACATACGCCAGCCCCACCATCGCGCCACCGACCAGGTTCCCCAGGCCCACGTAGAGCATGTTCGTCGCGTAGTGTCCGACGGTTGCGCCCTCGTAGCCGCTGAGCATCCCCACGGCGTAGGTCGTCATGTTCGCCACGACGTGCTCGAACCCGGAGGTAATGAAGGCCATGATGCACCAAAACACGACAATGAGCTGCGCGGTTTCGGATTTGAGGCGGGCAACCGACCAGATCGCAAGGCACACCAGCACGTTACAAAGCACCCCGCGGCCGAACATCTCGTAACCGGATTCGTGCGCCTTGGCCTTGAGCATGCTCTCCAGCATCTGCCCACCCGGCGTTTCCGGGCCCGCGACCTTAGACATCCACACAAACACGGAAAAGACCCACGCGCCGGCGAAGTTCGCCAGGAACGTGAACCCGAGCGTCATTCCCCATTGCTTGCCGTCGATGGCACGGCGCGCCCAACCCTGCGTGAGCGTCATCATCGACGAGGTTACCAATTCGCCGCCGGCGACGACGACCAAGGTCAACGCGACCGGAAAGACCAATCCGCTGACCATCTTCGCCCAGCCGGAACCATTGGCAAGCAGCGGCCCCGCGGCAGTGACCATGATGATCACGCCGACGCCAATGTAGGCGCCCGCGAGCATGGCCTGCACCAGGAATCGCCACGGCGCCGCAATGCCGTTCGCCTTCTTGGTGGCGTTGTAGTCCTGGAGTTCAAGGGTCTCGACTAAGTTCAGCACCCGACCATAGTGTCATCCCGGCCGGCCGGGCATTTGGGACTTTTTGCT
This is a stretch of genomic DNA from Rarobacter incanus. It encodes these proteins:
- a CDS encoding formate/nitrite transporter family protein → MLNLVETLELQDYNATKKANGIAAPWRFLVQAMLAGAYIGVGVIIMVTAAGPLLANGSGWAKMVSGLVFPVALTLVVVAGGELVTSSMMTLTQGWARRAIDGKQWGMTLGFTFLANFAGAWVFSVFVWMSKVAGPETPGGQMLESMLKAKAHESGYEMFGRGVLCNVLVCLAIWSVARLKSETAQLIVVFWCIMAFITSGFEHVVANMTTYAVGMLSGYEGATVGHYATNMLYVGLGNLVGGAMVGLAYVSSTKRKEKIKDEAAPAA